In Rosa rugosa chromosome 4, drRosRugo1.1, whole genome shotgun sequence, the genomic stretch CAAATGAATGAACTGAAGCGCCACATATTGAGAGAGAGAACCTACCCCGAAAGATATGGAACTCGAATGTTATAGTTTCTTTTTCACTACGTTGGAGAGCTCAAAGAGACTGAAATCGACCTAATTTTCTTAACTCATTTTCATTTCCACCTTCACCATTTCCTACTTGAACTGATCCTTGGCATTTTTTATGTGTGTCtcaggagagagaaagaaggtcAACACTCGGACACCCGTAATTAGCTGAGTTCCTCCCCACAACTAGAAATTGATAATCCAAAATATTGTTATAAAAAACAACAAAGAATGAAACTGATCCATCATACCCTGAGTGATGTCACGGATTTCATTATAAATTTCCAGAGGACTAATAAGGTGCAAGATTGCAGCAACTAGAGTATAAAAAATAAGATCATTACCACCAACTGAATCTCATTCGCTTATGTCACCAATATTGTATAGCACCTTCACAAGAATGATGCCAATATATGAACAGTTTCAACAAGATTTAAATACAAAAGCAGTTTCACATCATAATAATTTCTCACATTACTACATGACATAGGCCTCACTTTCATCAAATTCTCTTTTTAATTCAGAAAATATCATATTCACAGACCCACACCATCAATCAACTCTCATAAAACGTTAACAATAATAATAAGCTAGTAGCTGAAGCTAGCTGTACTTCTTTCTTTCACTACACATAACAGATTCACATCCAAAAGTTATCTTGATCATCAAATGGCCTCCTACCCATCTCAGGATTTGGCATGACAGAAGAGATTTCAGGGTTCACATCAGTAGTAAGACCTGTTTCTTGAGACACACTGATCATGTCCCTCTCTGTTTTGAAGTTCTGCCTCATGAATGAGACATTGTTTTCAAGCAAGGCCCTCAGATGGTCTTGCATTAAAACCGAACTCGGAAACTGGAAATTCGCAGATGAAACGGGAGCAGAGCAGAGTGAATTCTGATACGTGACTCGTGGGAAAGCGTTGTTGTTGTTTGAAGGATTCGAAGAAACAGAGAAAAGAGGATTGCTGTTGATGTAATCAACAATCCCTTGATTTCTTTGAGAATCAATGGACTCATGGTTGGAGAAGCAGGGCACGTAATTCGACTCTGAAGCAGGTCTGGTCTTGGCTCCATTGTAAGGCGCCGAGTCCAACAAAGGTGGTAAACCAGAAGAACCCATTTCAGTTCCATGAGGACCCGAATTCACAAGTCCAGTAATATGGATTTTTTTACCACCAGCAGATTTTTCAAAGACCCTACAAATCACCCATTCGTTCTGCAAATTTGAGATCAAATTAGGGTCAGAAACAGAGATAAAACAGAGGAAAACAGAGTAAACAAGGTGAAACAGAGGGAAATGTCATACCTTTGCAGATTTGGGGAGGTTGTGGACTGAGAATTTACCCTCCAGTCTGTATTCATGCATGACCCAGTTGCTCTTTTCACCTTTTGGGGCTCTGCCCCTGTAGAAAACAAGGGTCTTCTTCATGCCAACCAAGGATTTCCCTTTGTAAATCTCCTTGTCTTTCCCAGTAGCTTTCCAATATCCAGCTTCAGTTGCTCTGTTTGTCCTCAGACCAGTCGGATACTTTCTATCCCTCACACAGAAAAAGTACCATTCCTTCTCTCCCATTTTCGCCTTATCTTCATCCACaaaccaaaaatcaaaatcaagctaaagaaaaaccaaaaccccataATCAAATCGAATTGAAAATTGCAAACACTgaaatagacattcaaaacaaaTGGGAAACTATTCTTTTTCTTGAGAAACTTACATGGCAATACCCAAGGCTCAGACTTGTTCAAGTCCACATCACCAATTGCTTTGCAACCGAAGTTGGAATCGATAACCTTCTTGTGCAGGTAGTGAGAAATAAGCTCTTCATCGGTTGGATGGAATCGAAACCCCGGTGGCAAATCAATCTGATCATCTTCCTTGAAAGTTCCAGCTTGAACAGCAAACTTCTCCATTTCTTGCATCATTGATACCTTAAAACCTCACTTCTAGCTTTCTTGTCGAAAACCGTTTTTCAGAATCTGGGTTTTGATCAACAAGGCATGGTTTTCAAAATCAAACCTCAACTTATACAAATAGAGTCCTCTGGATTTCTCAAACTTCAATGAGTTGTGACCAATACAGCTTTCAGCTCACAGATTTTCAGAACATGAAACAGAACCGAGGAAGATCGGAAGCAAAAAAGTTAGTTGTCAAGGAGCAAAAGGATAAAGCTCGAGGAAAAGAAGAGAAGCCATGGAACAAGTTGTGAGAGaaggatgagattttaagagaaagaaaagcaaTACGAGAAACAGAAGCCCCTAAATACTGGTGTGTTTGGAGAGAAAGAAACGTGGTATGGAAGGTAACTCTGGTTAGGAAGGCCGTTTTAGTTTCTCTTTAACATTTTTTTAAAACCAATTCTACCCTCCTCAAATTTGACCAAAGACAAATGAACCCATCCAAGTACTATGCATGTGATTTTAATTGATTTATTACCAATTTAATATGTTTCAGTTTTGTCAATGCCCTAGCTAATTTCAACTAATTAGATTTTCTAACTTCAAATAACTATTTGATCATTTGAATCAAAGACATACAATGTAGATATAACTGTATGTTTGCTTGTTGTGTTATTAATTTTCTATGTCAGTCTACGTAGTTtgaatttttaaattttgattCACATGTTTAATTAAACGATTATTGATTACCACACGTACCTTAGTTATTTTTATATTATAGATCAAATAGACTTTGAAGTTAATAGAAGGAGAACATTCATCGTATAAGTTAGCAATACGATTATTTTGTAATGCCAAAATAATGAATTGAcataaattttaaatattaatCATCAAATACACAAAATAAATTGTGCACTAAATTAAGTTACAGTGTAACTAAAGATCATAGACGCAATCGTTGTGGGTGTTGATGGTCTAGGGTCCTCTGGCTTCTAGGATCTGCAGTGGCTCTAAGTCTGATAGCATGATTTTGCTTTGTTTGGTTCGAAGCTTCTCCGTGGTGGGAGTCATGACGTCCGGGTCAAGGGGCGGCGCGGGCTGGTGTTTGACTCCAGGCATCGGCGGCTATGCAGCTTCATTGTCGGGGTGCAGTCGGCGTTCTAGGGGCACAAGGGATCCTTTTCTTTTGGATCGGGTCTGGTGCTTTCTCGATTCGATGTTGCCTTTGCGGTGGTGGCGGTGTGGTATGCGGCGGTCCTTGAAGTGGGCGGAGACGATACGGTGCGGTCGGGCAGGGCTCTGGTTGCGGCGTGCGTCCTTCTCAGCgtagggaggtggaggtggaacaGGGCTGGATCAGCGATTTGGGTCTAGggtttctgttttttctttggGCTATTTAATAGCTggttttattttccttttttaaggAACTCAAGGATAGTAATTTTATTACTTTCAATAAGTCCCTAATTTTTTACGGAGCTACGCACTTTTGTGCCTCTAGCGAATTTTCCGGAGTAGTGCCGATGGAAGATTCATGCTATTTCGatgtatttaatgtcaaatgagtgacctaattgtatgtaccactgtgggtactaacacatcttcttgtctgtctatagatggtagcggaagggtatgtaagggtcattctggcttttgatcaatatattggctatcgccttctttcaaaaaaaaaaaagatcatagACGCAATTGTCCATACATGATTTGATTCATTAGTTTGATACTCTGATATGACTTCTGATTTGATGTTGTTTGTTTCATTTGTGTACAAGGATCACAGGCATACatcataattaatttttttttcttttaattttttcattTTGGACAATAAATTTAAAATCATCAAGAAGCTCAGAATATAATCTGTTGTTTTTTGTAGTGAACATTATGTTAGCTGATAAGTGATACAGCTGTGAGTGTgaatgcatagaaaattaaaaaattgttCACCTCTTGCAAATTAGTTCCGTCTAATTATTGCGATCTTTGATATCACTCTCATGGTTGTGTTATTAACTCATGAATTTATATCAAATTAGAGTCAATTTACCTAAACCTTAAACTTTAAATTTTGAACTTTATTAATTATCTTTTGGTAACCGTTGACAGTACCAATCTGTTAAGCGCATCACACACGATATGATCCCCCCTGACCGCACCAATTAAATAAAGCGTTCAACTTCTTGCAAGGGGTGACGTAAAAGGTGCTTGGTGATTAAAGCCATTAAGTGGTTATTGGTTAGGTGAAAGAAAGTTTGTTAATGCATCTAAGCTAATTTGTCCAATATGTTGAGAAGATTAGTGCTAGTTTCAACAATTTGAACCTGTAACGTTTGTTGTTTTTCATTTATGGTTAAATGTAGATTCTCAAATATTGCTTTAAGGAATTCCCATTTGACTTAAATTCATAAAAATCTTATGAGGACCTCTTTTATAAAACTTTTACACGTGATGggtgcaaatttttttttttttttaaagaatatcatgtcgatatattaatactcaggccagaaaagACTATTACATATCCTCCATCTACCATCTATGGGTaaataaagagtttgtggtaaaccacagcgatacattgATTATGTCCGATCATTTAACGATACCCAtactcacttattcaagaaagcctagAAACTATGTAACCTAAGACAAGTTACTaggcaaaataaaagaaaaataaattcaaattttctccttgcccttaacactagggctaggaggttttccCAGACAAAAACACACTTAGTACTTCTTCAGCTGGTATGTTCTTGGTCTTTAGGgggttcttgttctttgacCCCAGATGACGACCCCTCTTCTTCTTACCATCAGTCTTTGCAGCCTGCCCTCCATTCCTGGGCATCATGACCTCCGCTGGCACTAGCATACCACTAGGAGTCTCAACTAAACCAAGTGATTTGGCAGTGAATGGAAGAGCAGGAATCTTTACCTTCTTCATGGGTGCAGTATTGCCATTAAACTCATCCATCATAAACTTCAATTTCTTTAGTGAGGAGAATGGTGAGGGAGGGTGGCTTTGCTTCAGTGGTTCCAGTGGCTGCTCATCAACTGGCCGGGATCAATGCTAAGGTTTGGTCAGTGCCAGTTGCATCCTGCATATGTGCATTCCTGATAAGGACCGGTTTGCGCTGCTTCATGGTGTCTTTTCTACCAAGTAGGTCTCGAGCAATAGAGGGTAAAATCGAGGACTGCACTCCCTTAAAGCGAAAAACTCCATTATTGAAGATATCTGCAAAGTTTCGAAAAGGACTGTGCAGTCCAATTATTTTGTCACCTGTTTCAGCGACCGGTTGTTGCTGCTCCGGTATGTTAGTCATCTTGCTGGTTCCATCCACATGATAGATCAAGTGACAGATCTTGAACTCACCAACCAGGTTCTCGAAAAAGAACGAGATTTCTTCCACCACATTTGGTGCTAGCTTtagggggttttttttttccaggaaAAAGGGCTTAGAGATATCGTGAGAGACTCTTACCCTGTTCTTGCCGATTTTGTCAAAAAGCTTCGTGTCCATGTCTTGAAACTTTCCCGCAACAGAGGCCACATTGACGATGGTGTACTTGACTTCTAGTGCAGGAGGAATATTGTCGATCTTAACCTAGAAGAAGAGAGACACCATTGCCACTGTATTAGGTTCGCTAGGCCATCATACACCTGAATGATCACTGGGTGCATATTATATTTGGTGGTGATCGATCTCAAATTAGTATGATACATTGTGAGATGATCACTACTTGACAATctcaaacaataaaataaaaattctgAATTTCCCACTGGCTTCATTGTATATAAATCAATCTTTACTATTAAGTGTTCTATTTGTCAACCACATGTAAGTACCAATATTTTTATGATCACTTCAACAAATTATTTATTGttccaaaaaaaattatctaaaaaaaatttacaacCTAATTAAACAAAGTACACGTTTATACTTTTAAGACTTTAcactttctgattttttttttttatatatatataacaactaTGAACTAGAATACACCAAGCTACTCATCGGTAATAATAACAATTCAGTATTCCTCCAAAATTCTCCCAGCGAAACCCTAGTTTCGAGCCTAAGCGGTGGGTTCGGCGGCCATCGTGCAGCATCGGCGGCCATCTTGCAACGTCGGCGGCTATCTACGTGCAGCGTCGATGATACGCTTGACTGGCTTCACAGGACGGGTCTGGTGGTTTACTTGATCGATCTCTTGATCGGTGGTTGGCTGGTTTTGGTCGAAACTGGTGGTTTATTTGCTCAAAGGCGGCTTGGATTAGAGCGTCGAGGAGCAGAGCTGTTTCGTTCGATCTTCCCAGCGAGTCTTGGTCAAGGTCCTGGGAGTCTGAGGCACCTGATCGACTTCGGTTTATTGGGATCGGGTTTCCTGACCGGTGGGGTTGTTGCCGGTTCGGAAGGAAGGCAGTAGACCCAATTGCAGGTGATGGGGTGCTGGAGGGGTCGGCTGCCTGAGGGCTTGTTGGCGGCGACGATGGATTGGCAGAAACTGTCTAGGAGTTCTGCTATTCTTTCTCAGGTTTGGGTTTCGGCCTAtgggcctgggctcaaattTGGGTTGTTGGGCCCTATAATATGGGTCAGTAGGGAGGGTGTTTTGCCACCCTCTTTTGTCACTTAGTGATGAGGGTGGGCCTGGCCTGAGATGTGGACCTTCTTGGGCTTTCAGGTCGACTTATGGTCCATGACCAATCATTTCGGATCATGACTTTTAcaggagttggtaattatctggaataagattggttgttaagcggcttatggatgaggagttgctcctatttgtttgctgggaagtGACTTTCTgttggtaccacaattgcgtgcctggcTAATGGGAGGCTAATTTATGATTTTTCCCTAGACACGGAGTAGTTCTTTGTATTATAAGCTCGCTTTATAGTGAGCTCAAAacagacttgtaatgagtttgcatTTGCTTGATAGAGTTCGGGATTTGTCCGTATCCTATTCAAGTACATGGTAGACTCTAGCCCTTTATGGCTATTGAATCTAATGCAGTcaatatcctttttttttttaaatgaactAGAATTaatacacatatattctagagAAGTTTTATATACACATCCCCATTTACTAGATACACACCCCTAGTTTTTTTCTCCATCTTTTTCTTTAAACTTCCTCTTCTGCTCTTCTTTCTTATTAGAAAATTTTTATTTGTACATATCTAATTACTTGAAAGTCACAATCTGATACTATTATATGACCTCCCATGTACGGCCATCACTTACTGCATGTTCTTCTAGTTTCAAAGAATGTGAGAATGCAAAGGTGCTGGAGTGAGGCTAAAGGAGCAAATATACAATTGACCTTCACAAGTATAATCAAATCATCATACAAACACAATTAATGAAGTGAGGAATTGAGTAGGAGATACTTGTTGTTGTCAGCATTTGTTTAATAATCTATCAAAAATATTAATCCAATTGTTGCATTATTCTCCATGTGAGGGTCAAAATGAACCCAGAGATGTATATATGAAGATTGAAACCCAAAGATGGACTCTATTCCATCCACTTTACATTCAACAATGTAAACAACTGGTGGATCAAAGGTGGGCGGTAAGATAGAGGTGATGCAAGGACAAGGTGGATGGTGGTCAATTTAATGAATTGACGTAgtgcttttatttgttttaaaagatgaagtttaaaagaaaaattggaTAAAAACATAAGTAAATATATATGTGTAAATAAAAGTTTCCGAATAAAAAAGAAGTGCAGAAGAGGAAGTTTAAGGAAgatgatggaaaaaaaaaattatgggtgTGTATCTAGTTAATGGGTATGTGTATATAAAACTTCTCTATattctatcaaaaaaaaaaaaacaaaacaaaaaatacacaTATATCGTAGGTCCGGTCCACTTAGTATATGAGCGAAATTAACTCTTTTCcctatggaaaaaaaaaaaaaaaaaaaaaaagagtatagAGTAAAATGTCTATGTAAAATGGTGATTTCCATATTGATTTATTAGCTTTTTTGTTTACCATTCCCTATGTTTTAATTAAATAACAATTGAAACATTTGAAATATGATCTTTGATAGCTAGGTCAACAATTTTGGTCACCATGAGGTTCAAATCAAACCAGCTTTTCTCCAAGTTGTCTGacctaaaagtctaaaaccaaCTCGACTAATTAAAAACTGGCTCGAAAGTGGCCTAAATATCTACTTAGTGTGGGCTAAAAAGGGGTCTAAAACGAAGTTTACAATTCACAGCCGAAGTTGCATTTAGAATTTGTTCCAAAAGTGATAGAAAATATTCAATATATGTCATTTCCTAATTGTAATTTGACCCAATAATGATTCTAATTGTTTTGACTTTTGTACATGCACTTTTGCCACTTCCTAAGCCAGACTTTCCTTTTCTGGAAACATGTCACCCCTCGACGCGTGTGCTAGGGTTTTGGCTTGTCCTAGGA encodes the following:
- the LOC133746120 gene encoding NAC domain-containing protein 100-like, with the translated sequence MMQEMEKFAVQAGTFKEDDQIDLPPGFRFHPTDEELISHYLHKKVIDSNFGCKAIGDVDLNKSEPWVLPYKAKMGEKEWYFFCVRDRKYPTGLRTNRATEAGYWKATGKDKEIYKGKSLVGMKKTLVFYRGRAPKGEKSNWVMHEYRLEGKFSVHNLPKSAKNEWVICRVFEKSAGGKKIHITGLVNSGPHGTEMGSSGLPPLLDSAPYNGAKTRPASESNYVPCFSNHESIDSQRNQGIVDYINSNPLFSVSSNPSNNNNAFPRVTYQNSLCSAPVSSANFQFPSSVLMQDHLRALLENNVSFMRQNFKTERDMISVSQETGLTTDVNPEISSVMPNPEMGRRPFDDQDNFWM